In the genome of Rhodoplanes sp. Z2-YC6860, one region contains:
- a CDS encoding ABC transporter permease — MFSFVVQRLATGVVTLFGVAVMVFVIMRVIPGDAAVMLSGAGAGVVSEEELAQVRSKMGLDRPLVVQFGDWAGHVATFDLGTSLRTGNPVAQDIARRFPYTAQIVVMATLIAVCLGIPAGVLSARYAGTWIDRTLQAVSIGGLAAPSFWIGLILILGLVALFQWSAPLFWEPFWVSPGKSLAQLFWPALAVGLRQLALVARMTRSIMLEVLGEDYIRTARAKGLSEWNVVVRHGLSNGLLPVVTLIGFEFSALFGGLIITEAVFSVPGLGQYVVASILNRDYPAAQGIVLVLAGIVVLGNLTVDLIYGWLDPRTRVRVAQ, encoded by the coding sequence ATGTTTAGTTTTGTCGTCCAGCGCCTGGCGACCGGTGTCGTGACCCTGTTCGGGGTCGCAGTGATGGTGTTCGTTATCATGCGCGTGATCCCGGGCGATGCCGCCGTGATGCTGAGCGGTGCCGGCGCCGGCGTGGTGTCGGAGGAAGAACTCGCCCAGGTCCGCAGCAAGATGGGCCTCGACCGGCCGCTGGTCGTCCAGTTCGGCGACTGGGCCGGCCACGTCGCCACGTTCGATCTTGGAACGTCGCTGCGGACCGGCAATCCGGTTGCGCAGGATATCGCGCGACGGTTTCCGTACACGGCGCAGATCGTCGTGATGGCAACCCTGATCGCGGTGTGCCTCGGCATTCCGGCCGGCGTGCTGTCGGCCCGTTATGCGGGGACCTGGATTGATCGCACGTTGCAGGCCGTGAGCATCGGCGGTCTTGCGGCGCCGTCGTTCTGGATCGGACTGATCCTGATCCTGGGGCTCGTTGCGCTCTTTCAGTGGAGCGCGCCGCTGTTCTGGGAACCGTTCTGGGTCAGCCCCGGCAAGAGTCTGGCGCAACTGTTCTGGCCGGCGCTGGCGGTGGGGTTGCGTCAACTGGCGCTGGTCGCGCGCATGACGCGATCGATCATGCTCGAAGTGCTGGGCGAGGATTATATCCGGACCGCGCGCGCCAAGGGCCTGTCCGAATGGAATGTCGTGGTCCGTCATGGGCTGAGCAATGGGCTTCTGCCGGTCGTCACGCTGATCGGTTTTGAATTCTCGGCGTTGTTCGGCGGTTTGATCATCACCGAAGCGGTGTTCAGCGTGCCGGGCCTCGGCCAGTACGTGGTGGCGTCGATCCTCAACCGCGACTATCCGGCAGCCCAAGGCATCGTGCTTGTCCTGGCCGGGATCGTCGTGCTCGGCAATCTCACCGTCGACCTGATTTACGGGTGGCTCGATCCGCGCACCCGGGTGCGGGTGGCACAATGA
- a CDS encoding ABC transporter substrate-binding protein, with amino-acid sequence MTQFVGSPCYSTLLRADPHDYNRLVADLAEKWDISADGKTVTFHLHRNVVFHDGTPLTADDVIFSLDRIRKPPRGIISPRKGLLGNIASMEASDPATVVIHLSEPQPDFLFMVSNPYNVIVPRKVCEPLDAQGVGMKRQIVGTGPFRLSQAIDGQIYELTRFDKYFGEPAYLDKIQFFPIKGEVERGAALQGKRLDAGFFFPNESVLATLRKVPGITELRRPTPTFVNLIPNVQRKPFDDIRVREALSLAMDRDAFIKTVGPLTGAFYHSIGLMPPNSPYSLSVDEIKKFGGYDTLPGLGGNVAANRQKAMALLEQAGVPRGFKIVIITRGDLPAFRDSAINVAAQLKTVGLDATVDVRDTGSFYSMETKGDFQLVAHSVAMGGSVPDQIFGEGYTSYGGRNYGNWKDDALDNLFREQSREPDPQKRAALIKKFQLEFLKTYYQVNLAWVGYGAAYSNSVKGWIALPDIYANMQMDKVWLDA; translated from the coding sequence TTGACCCAGTTCGTAGGCTCGCCGTGTTACTCGACGCTGCTGCGCGCCGATCCGCACGACTACAACCGTCTCGTCGCGGACCTCGCCGAGAAATGGGACATCTCGGCCGACGGCAAGACGGTCACCTTCCATCTCCACCGCAACGTCGTATTCCACGATGGAACGCCGCTGACGGCCGACGACGTCATCTTCAGCCTCGATCGCATCCGCAAGCCGCCGCGCGGCATCATCAGCCCGCGCAAGGGACTGCTCGGCAACATCGCTTCGATGGAAGCGAGCGATCCGGCGACGGTGGTGATTCACCTTTCGGAGCCGCAGCCCGATTTCCTGTTCATGGTGAGCAATCCCTACAACGTGATCGTGCCGCGGAAGGTCTGCGAACCGCTCGATGCGCAAGGCGTGGGGATGAAGCGGCAGATCGTGGGCACCGGGCCGTTCCGTCTGTCGCAGGCGATCGACGGGCAGATCTACGAGCTGACGCGGTTCGATAAATATTTCGGCGAGCCGGCCTACCTCGACAAGATCCAGTTCTTCCCGATCAAGGGCGAGGTCGAACGCGGCGCGGCGTTGCAAGGCAAGCGGCTCGATGCTGGTTTCTTCTTTCCGAACGAGTCGGTGCTGGCGACGCTGCGCAAGGTTCCCGGCATCACCGAATTGCGCAGACCGACGCCGACATTCGTCAATCTGATCCCGAACGTGCAGCGCAAGCCGTTCGATGACATCCGGGTCCGCGAGGCGCTGTCGCTGGCGATGGACCGCGACGCCTTCATCAAGACCGTCGGGCCGCTCACCGGCGCGTTCTACCACAGCATTGGCCTGATGCCGCCAAACAGCCCGTACAGTTTGAGCGTAGACGAGATCAAGAAGTTCGGCGGTTACGATACATTGCCGGGCCTCGGCGGCAATGTCGCGGCCAACCGGCAAAAGGCGATGGCGTTGCTGGAGCAGGCCGGCGTGCCCAGGGGCTTCAAGATCGTCATCATCACACGCGGCGATCTTCCGGCATTCCGCGATTCCGCCATCAATGTCGCCGCTCAACTCAAGACCGTCGGACTCGACGCCACGGTGGACGTCCGCGACACCGGATCGTTCTACTCGATGGAAACCAAGGGCGACTTCCAACTCGTGGCGCATTCGGTCGCGATGGGCGGCTCGGTGCCGGACCAGATCTTCGGCGAGGGCTACACCAGCTACGGCGGCCGCAACTACGGCAACTGGAAAGACGACGCGCTCGACAATCTTTTCCGTGAGCAGTCCCGGGAGCCAGATCCGCAGAAGCGCGCCGCCCTGATCAAGAAGTTCCAGCTCGAATTCCTGAAAACCTACTACCAGGTCAACCTGGCCTGGGTCGGCTACGGCGCGGCCTATTCCAATTCCGTCAAAGGCTGGATCGCGCTACCCGATATCTACGCCAACATGCAGATGGACAAGGTCTGGCTCGACGCCTGA
- a CDS encoding TetR family transcriptional regulator: MRWNGAPGLKGQRREAILRSVGNVLRNSGLSSLTIQDIANELGMTKGNLYYYFKDKQDILYQCHMRCVDVSLRALKQAANAGGTPAGRLRILLTGHIHGVLDDGFGSILQTDLESFWPEQRKQYVAKRDQLERGVRGLIEEGVRAGEFECDNVKLAGFAILGAINWIPKWYRPNGPLHADEIADDMVEYFLRGLRRDGAARAAPLRRGRRHNGTNNDHRMLIT, encoded by the coding sequence GTGCGCTGGAACGGCGCGCCCGGACTGAAGGGACAGCGCCGGGAAGCGATCCTGCGGAGCGTCGGCAACGTGTTGCGGAATTCAGGATTGTCGTCGCTGACCATTCAGGACATCGCCAACGAACTTGGGATGACCAAGGGCAATTTGTATTACTACTTCAAGGACAAGCAGGACATTTTGTACCAGTGCCACATGCGTTGCGTGGACGTCAGCCTGCGCGCCTTGAAGCAGGCGGCGAATGCCGGAGGCACGCCAGCCGGGCGGCTGCGAATCCTGCTCACCGGTCACATTCACGGCGTGCTGGATGACGGCTTCGGCAGCATCCTGCAGACCGATCTGGAAAGCTTCTGGCCCGAGCAGCGGAAGCAGTACGTCGCCAAGCGCGACCAGCTGGAGCGCGGCGTGCGCGGCTTGATCGAGGAGGGCGTCCGGGCGGGCGAGTTCGAGTGCGACAACGTCAAGCTGGCCGGCTTCGCCATCCTCGGTGCGATCAACTGGATCCCGAAGTGGTATCGGCCGAACGGTCCGCTTCACGCCGACGAGATCGCGGACGACATGGTGGAATACTTCTTGCGAGGGCTGCGCCGTGACGGCGCTGCGCGGGCCGCACCGCTCCGTCGCGGGCGACGTCACAACGGCACGAACAACGATCATCGGATGCTCATAACCTAG
- a CDS encoding ABC transporter ATP-binding protein, with product MAQSLLRVRNLKKYFPIRGGVLSRERAQVHAVDDVSFDIAAGETLGLVGESGCGKSTIARVILRLLEPTSGEIWFREQNITNLTDRPMRRLRKEMQMVFQDPYSSLNPRMTVSATIGEALLVHGLAPSRKARDDRVVELLETVGLSAEHLHRYPHEFSGGQRQRIGIARALAVNPIMIVCDEAVSALDVSVQAQVINLLEDLQKKLGLTYLFVAHDLSVVEHISTRVAVMYLGRIVELAPAKELYGNPKHPYSEALLSAVPVPDPTVERKRIILDGDVPSPVTPPSGCRFHTRCPLRQPSCARNEQVLTEVSPGHWVACQVRTGAAGPAV from the coding sequence ATGGCGCAATCCCTGCTGCGAGTCCGCAACCTCAAGAAATACTTCCCGATCCGGGGCGGGGTGCTCTCGCGCGAAAGAGCCCAGGTCCATGCGGTCGACGACGTCAGCTTCGACATCGCGGCAGGCGAAACGTTGGGCCTGGTCGGTGAATCGGGTTGCGGCAAGTCGACCATCGCCCGCGTGATCCTGCGGCTGCTCGAGCCCACCTCCGGGGAAATCTGGTTCCGGGAGCAGAACATCACGAATCTCACCGATCGCCCGATGCGGCGTCTCCGCAAGGAGATGCAGATGGTTTTCCAGGATCCGTACTCGTCGCTCAATCCGCGAATGACGGTGAGCGCCACCATCGGAGAGGCTCTGCTGGTCCACGGGCTAGCTCCGAGCCGCAAGGCGCGCGATGACCGGGTGGTCGAACTGCTGGAGACCGTCGGATTGTCGGCGGAGCATCTGCATCGCTACCCCCACGAGTTCTCGGGCGGGCAGCGCCAGCGTATCGGCATCGCGCGGGCGCTTGCCGTCAACCCGATCATGATCGTGTGCGACGAGGCGGTGTCCGCGCTCGATGTGTCGGTGCAGGCGCAGGTCATCAATCTGCTGGAGGATCTGCAGAAGAAGCTCGGGCTGACCTATCTGTTCGTCGCCCATGATCTCTCGGTGGTCGAGCACATCTCGACGCGGGTGGCGGTGATGTATCTGGGCAGGATCGTCGAGCTCGCGCCTGCCAAAGAGCTCTATGGCAACCCCAAGCATCCCTATTCCGAGGCCCTGCTGTCAGCGGTTCCGGTGCCGGACCCGACGGTCGAGCGGAAGCGGATCATCCTGGACGGCGATGTTCCGAGCCCGGTGACCCCGCCGAGCGGCTGCCGTTTCCATACGCGGTGCCCGTTGCGGCAGCCGTCCTGCGCGCGAAACGAGCAGGTGCTGACCGAAGTATCGCCAGGCCATTGGGTCGCTTGCCAGGTGCGGACCGGCGCGGCGGGACCGGCCGTCTGA